TTGAACCAGGGCTCCAACGGACCATAGAGGCGCAGAAGCGTGAACCAGCCCTTGCCAGGAATCGTCTGCACCCAGTTCTTCTCGAATCCAGCCGGTGGCTGTGGACCAAACCAGACATCGACAGAACCGTCGGCATTGGTTTTGATGCCCTTGTCCTGGCTGCTGACGCTCGGTGCTTTCTGGTCTGTCTGCAGCATGGAACGGGTCTGCGTGTCGTACACGATCACTGACCAGAAATCGGCAACGGGAGTGTTGGGCGGCAGGCGCAACCGATAGGTTTTGCCGCCATCGAAGCGATCGCCCTTGGAATCCAACGCGGCCCAGGGATACTGGGAGCCCTTGCCGACAATCTTTTCTTCCATGGCCGGCGTCACACCGGTGGCGAAGTAGTAATAGAAAATCGCACCATCAAGGTTGGCCACACCTGGGGATACTTCGAACCTGTATCCACCGAAGAAGGGCAACCGCCAGGAACTGTTGGGATAGAAATAGGCTTCCGGCTCGCGAATCTTGAGAGCCAGGGTTCGTGCCGTCACGGCACCGATGTTGGCGGCGTCGGCGAGGATGGCTTTCCAGCGCTCGTTGGGTTTGAAGGGCTTGCCTTTGACAATGCCGATCGAGGCGAACAGTCCCAACGTGGTGGGGTCAGCGCCGGTGGGAGGTTCCTCCTGAATCACCTGGTTGAGCAGCGCCCAGAAGGAGTAGTCGCCAGGGGCGACGAAATTGGCTGGCACGCCTGAGGCATTGGCAAACTTGATCGCCGGAGGGTTGGCAGCATCGGAGAGTTGGTAGATCTTCAGGTTCGCTTTCACCGACTCCACCCCTGGCTTGGTGGAACCATCCACCAGAAAGGAGCGGAAGAACAGCCAGTTGCCGAAGGTTTTGGGTTTGACCACGACATAACCTTGCGGGATGGCGCCCTGATACCCCGGTGGCAGGAACAGGTACTTGCCGCCCGCGCCCTTGTCGGCCCCCGTGATGCCGATGTCGGCCACCCAGCGATACCAGAAGTCATTGACAGCACCCAGCACCTTGGGAGGCACTTCGACCACCAAGGGCCCTTTCTTCGTGTCGAGCCAGATAAAGCTGTATACCGTGTTGTCGTTGGCCGTGAGTTCTATCGTTCTGGGATCCACCAGGTTCTCCCAGATCACGTTGGTGGTGTTCTCGGGGCCAAACTTGCGCAACGATTCACGCATACCGGCCTGATTCACAATCGGAATGGCCAGCAGGTAGGCCTGTAAAGCGCGGGAGCGATCCAGATTGTCGTAGATCTTCTCGATGGTATCTGGCTGCGGGAAACCATCGATAAGGTTCAACGGGCCGATCGACGTCTCCAACCGGTCAGGAGTGGCCACTCCAGGTGGTATTGGCGTGGTCATCTGGAAGGTCTGAGCCGATGCAGTGGTGGCCGCATTCGCAACAAGAGCGGCAACGGCAAGTCCCAGATAGTGTTGGCTTGATGACCTCATCTCGACGACTCCGTGCACTGGGAAAGGGAATGCCAGAAGCCTATCCCAACATCTTCTGGCAAAGGATGCGGCCAAACGGCGGGCATCACCAAACCGCAAGAACTGTGAGGATCCAGGCAGCCACCCTGCTACAGCTGCCTGGATGAATGGTCTTGCCATACCGTTTCATACTGGCATAGCTGCGTAAACTCAGACTTCTTGCCATCAAAAGAGTCGTAGAGGGCTCGATGCCTGGGAAGGCCGTACTCATCAGAACGCTTCTCATAGGTACGAACCCATTGGATCAGGTTGTCCAAGTTCTCATCTTGCTCCTTTCGGGAACGAAACTTGTCCGGCTCCCAAGGTCTCGAGCGGCAGTTGGCCACACATACATCTACCCCAGGATTCAGGAAGATCAGTTCATCGCAGTAGACCAATATAGGCTCAATAATGTCCGCATAGCAGCCTTCGATGATCCAGCTGGAATGCCGTAAAATCCAACACCTTACATCTTCGATACTATCTTGAAGTGGCCGTCTTTCAGTGCCGCCGAGGAACGCCACCTCATCCAGCGATAGTCGAGCGGCTGGTCGCTTCGCAAGCAACAGCCTCGACAAGGTAGTCTTCCCTGCTCCAGCGTTTCCCAGAAGGATCACTTTCATGGCGCTAACGCTCCATCGGGAGAACGATTGCCTTCACCTGGCCGCAGTGATCTCGGGCGTCGGCAAAGAGTGATGTGGAGGCGGGCGGGTGAGTGGCATTGTTTAACAGCCGTCTCTGCTTCAACAGCAGGACTGGCATGCAGTTGAAGCCCGAGTGCCGAACCAACCTTCAAGACAGTTCCACGTTCGGGATTACCGCTAGAGGAGAGCGCCGTATAGAGACTTTCGCGACCCAGTCCAGCTTCCCTTGCCATCTGTGTCATGCCTTTGGCACGAGCACTATCACCTAGAGAGGCTTTGCAATAGGCAGCCATGACTTCACAAATGCTGAGATGATTGGCCAGATTCCAGGCAGTGGCTGCGGTCTTCATCTGGGGCACAACCTCCCAGGGGCAGCATGGCCTCCAGGCCAAGGGCCCGGTGCTCCGCGCGGCTGAAAACGGTGTTCAGGTTAAGCCGGAGCTTGGTGAGCAACGCGGCGCCGCGGAGGTTGGCACCGCAGGCGTGGGCCTCAGCGCCGACAGCTGTCGTTGACCGTTGCGACAGGCTTGGGCCCCATCGGTGCGCTCCCGGGAAGCTCCGCCCCGCGCAAAACAGACACCACCGCGCCGAACAGTCCCGTGGTTGCCGCCAGTCGATAGGCCACAACTGCTGGGCCCCCAGAAAGGCACCCAGGGGCTGTCCGCTCAAGCACGCGCCATCGAGTGGCACCCGTTGGCCACACTGAGGTGCTCGGGTGGAATGGTGTTGAGGGTGGCGCTGTTGCTGGGCGGATGAAAGGGCACGCCGCCCACGCCCAGCAGCACCAGGGGCCACACGATGGCGGTGGTGGAGGCGTCAGGACCTAGCCAGGGCAGGCCGACCAGGCCGGTGCTGATGCTGATGCTGAGCATCCCGGCGTTGCTGAGAGTTCGCGCCCCCACCCGTTCGCCCAGGCTGCTGACCGTGAGACTCGTGGCGGGGAGGACCAGCGATCTTGTCCTCCCTGAAGACCCTCTGCATGATTCAGTGCAGCTCGGTTGTCCTGGCCCATGGCAGTGACTACCGGAATGCCGAATCATCAATGTCTGTTTTAACTGTTTGCAGGAGAACTTCTTCTAGGCTTTCGTTGAGGTGGGTTGGTCTCAGCCTGGCAAGCCGAGAGTTCCTGCAGTGCTGGTGATGGCTCTGGCAGGCGTATTGATGCAGAACAGGAATACACAGTGATTAGCTATAAGGTCTAGTTCTGAATCCAGAATTCCTGTTCAGCGACTTGTTGAGCGCCTATGGAGCAGGTTGGTGTGAATCCTCACCTGACCAAGGCCAGCCAGGATATCCGCCACATTCATGGGTTGCCTGTTATCAACCATCGCAGAAGAGGGATTGCCGGTATCGGAGTTCGCATGAGGCAATCGATAACGACTTGGCTGGCCAGGGAGGCCATTCCAATGATCTGACTGATGAAGATTCCTCAGCTGCATGATCAGCAGCCTGGGCTTGCAGAAGGAGCCCAAGGCGATTGAAGCCAGCAGCTTCGCACTGCTTCTTCGCCACTCCTGAACCGTCTAACAGCACAGCCCTACGGTTGCAAGTAACCTTTGCCCCGTCACCAGCACATACAAACAGCCCGTTGCAGCGACGTGTTAGCTTGCGCTCTTTGGCGATCGCCTATTGGAACACCATCTATCACCACACAGATATAGCTTTCTGTGATCACCATAGCGCGTCTAAGTCCTCATGTTTAGCAAATGGATTCTGCCTTCGCTCTTTAGCCAACCATGTCTCACGATTGTTCATTCGTGCGATCACCTCTGATCAAAACTATTCTGTTTATCTGCCTCAGCCTACTGAGCCTGTTCATTCTGGTGCTAACCACTGGCATGATTGCTATTTGCAGTTTCTTTATTGCCAACCCTGAGCTCTATCCCGGTGATATCAGCGATCGAGCGGCAACCTATCTTGGTTTTATGGCTGTCGGAGGCTGCTTATTGAAGTGGATCTTCGTTTGGCTGTTGGTTCGCTATCGCTGGATGGCTCGCTCAACAGGGAAGTGGTTCATCTACTGCAGCTGGGCGATCGCCTCTTTGAATGGGGTGTTGTTGCTCATTCCCTTAGTCGCCTGGAAGAGCGCATTCTAGCCGATGTAACGTGCTTAACTATAGCACTGGAGCGATCGCTGAGACACCAAAGCCGTGGGACTGGAGACTTAGGCGATCACCCTCACCGATACCGTTGAAGCTCCAGGCTCTTCAACTTCCCAACCCCTCGATAACCCTATTGCGAAAGCTGGCTTGAACGTGCCCCTGATTGGCCGGGAAGGAGCATACGGGGGCGTCAGCAGAGAGTTGGTGGTGGCCTGACCACTCAAGGGGGCCTGTTCGAAGGTGCAGCTTCTCAACAAGCCGCGTGGAAACGCTGATCGATTTTTGGAGTCGCCTTGGCCCCCTGAGTGGAAACTTCTTGCTCATTGCTCTCGCCACATACTCAACCAGTTTGAGCATGCGCTCTACATCAAAGCAGCGCAAGGCGATCCATCCTCATGGCTCTCTTCACCTCGCCAGGGGCGCCGCATCGCCGATCACGATCAACGGGGCCCAGACAAAGGGGTGCAGGCCATCCGGATCGCGCCGCAGCAGCGCCAGCTTTGCCTGCCGCATCGCTTCGGCCTTGTCCATCCCTGCCTTGAGGTTCCCGTAGAACGCCTTGGTGATCTGGGCGCTCTCCGCATCCACCGCGCTCCACAGGCTCGCCACCACTGCTCTGGCGCCGGCCCGTTCCCATACGTAGGCCAGGCCGCTCAGCCCCACGTCGTTGTCGCTGGTGATCTGAGCCGTCTGGCAAGCCCCCAGCACCAGCAGCTCGGTGTTCGACAGACCCAGCTGGGCCGCGTCGGCGATCGGGTATTGCTGGCTGTTGGCGAACAGCAGGGTGTTCGCCTTCATCCCCAGATCCGGGCAGCCCGTTGCCACGAAGCAGCCGTGGGTGCCGAGGTGCAGGATCGGATAGCGGCTCGCCTGCTGCTGAAACCGCTCCAGCGTCGCCTGTCCGCGGCGCAGATCACGGCTGCCTGGATAAGCACCCACCAGATAGTCAGCCTCCGCTTCCGTACCCGGCAGCTCCTTGGCGGTGGGGGTGGGATTGGCCAGCACCAGGGCCCGCTGAGCGCTGCCGCCACCAGCGGGCTGGGCGGCTGGGGCGCTGTTGCGGCTCAGCCGTGTCAGGTAGTGGATCGGGTACTTCTCCAACAGGTACTGCTTCGTGCGGCCGTCGTAGAGCGTTTCCAGAGGGATCTCCCGAAGCTTGCCGGTGGCGATCACCGCCAGCCGACTTCCCGACGGCAGCAGCCCCCGGTCCTCCAGGGGTCGGATCAACAGGTCGTACAGCTGCTGGCTCCGCTCCAGATAGGATTCCGCCTTCTCCAACTGCCGCCTGTAGGTCTCCACCAGTGCAGGGAAATCCTGCGGTAGGGGCACCGTCACCACCTGCAGATCAGTGCGACTCAGCGCAAACAACGCCATAGTGTCGGCCCGTTTGGGTACGCCGGTGAGCGGCGCCGGCTGAATCACCACCGTGCCCGCCGGGATTCCCGCCTGCAGCCGCTGCAGATCCGCCGGCCGGGTTTCCAGCAACTCGGCAATCTCCGGGTACCGCCCGATCAAATCCTCCGCAATGAGGAATTGTGACGCCTCCTGTTCCACCAGTTGCTGCATCATCCACTGATTCGGCTCCCGCTCCAACCGCTGCCGCTTCACCAGAAGCTCCACCTGCCGCAGCTGCCACCCTTCAAGCGCCCGCTGCGCCTCAGGATTGCTCACCCGGGCCTCGATCAGCCGGCTGTAATCGGCCAGATCAGCTGTGGCGAAGAGATTGACCCAGGTGAAGGCTTTCGCTGCCATCTTCTTCTCAATCAACAGCTCCACCAAGGAGGCGGCTGCGCCTTGGCTCTGGCCAATGAAGCTCTGCCGATTGCTGCGTTGAAGGCCACGCCTGATCTCCAATTGGATCGCCAGCCCCTTTTCCAGGCTCTCAATAGCTAGATTGGGCTGCTGGCGATCCCTCTGCAAAATTGCCAGATTGATGAGAGTGATGGCCTCACCTAGTGAGTCCTTCACTTCTCGCAAAATCACCATCGTTAACTTGTAGGCTGTAAGCGCCTGATCAAAATCGCCAAGCCCGGCAGAGATCGTGGCCATGTTGCCGAGAGTTGCTGCCTCTGATCTGCGGTCACCTATCTTGCGATTGATGACAAGCGCTTGCTGGTAGGTCTTCAACGCCGCTTGAGGATTGCCCTGAGCGCTGTAAACGTGGGCGATATTATTAAGAATGGCTGCATCTACGTCGGGGTCCTTCATCTTTTGCGGCATGTCCGCTGCCCGCTGGAGGGTATTCAGCGCCCTATCCAGGTCTTTTTGATCGCTATAGATCTTTCCGATATTGTTGAGAATGACAGCCTCTAGCCTGCTGTCGCCCCAATCCTTGGCCATCGAAAGCGCCTGGTAAAAATAGACAAGAGCCATCATTGATGAGCCTAGCTGGCCATACACATCACCGATGTTATTGACCACCTTTCGGGCTGACTCGTGGTCATCCGTCTTGCGCAGTATCTTCAATGCTTTTTCGTAGTTCTCCAAGGCCTTCCCCAAATCACCTTGACTTCTATAGACCAAGGCTATGTTGTTGGTGGTGACTCCTTCTCCGACAAGATCATTTTCCTGTTGACGGATTAACAGTGCCTGTTTGTAGATCTTGAGCGCTTCGTCCATATTGCCGCGAGTGCTGACTAAAAAACCTATATCATTGAGGACAAGACCCTCTCTTTTGCGATTGTTCTCCTTGCGCATGATTTTCAGGGCTTCTTCGTAGGCGGAAAGAGCCTTCTCGTATTCATTCAAGGAGGTATAGGCAGATCCTATGTCATGGAGTACATTTCCCACTCCCTCGGGCAAATCAAGGCTGCGATAGATTAAGAGTGCTTGCTGGTAGGACTTTAGCGCCTCTGCGAGATTACCAAGATCTTTGTAAATCCATCCCATGTATCTGTGAATACCTCCTTCTAGCTTGTAAATCCATCCCATGGGTCCGTGAATGCCTCCTTCTAGCTTGCGTTCAATCAATTCTCGTGCAATTCTCAGGGCATTCGTGTAGTTGATCAGAGCCGCCTCTCTCTCACTTTTCTCCCTCTGTCGATTGGCCAGTTGAACCACGTCCACAAGACGTTTTGGATTCGATACCTCCGCCGCCATCACCGCCGGCACCACCAGCCCCCCCACCGGCAGCAGGCCCAGGCTGAGGGCCAGTCCAGTGGCCAGCCAGCGACCCATCAGCTCAATCTGCTCCGCTTCATCGAGACCCTCCTGGGGCGCAGGCTTTGTAGGCCAAGTTCACCAAGCCGCCTGGAGCAAAGCGCATGGAATCAACCACGAGGGTGCGGAGGCTCCCGACCTGGCGCAAGTCCTTCCGCACAAGGTCCTGCAAAGCGTCGGGCTTCAGGGCAAGGGTGGAACCATCGGATTGGATCGCGAGGGCCGCGGAGGCCAGCCGCACCTCCGGTTGTGGAAGGCAATCCTTCAGGGGCTCTCCGCGCATTTCAGGATTGCGATCCTCCCTCGGCTTCACCGCCCCCTGAAAGGTGATGCTGGCCACCTGGGCCAGGGGCACCGTTCGCACACCCCCCTTCGTGAAGACCACATCCGTGGGTCCGACAGCGATCAGCCGCACCCCCGAATAGGATCCGCCTTTGGCCAGCCCGCGTATGGTGACGATCGGCGGCAGCTGAAGGCGCACCGGCTCTGCGGCCATGGCAGAAAGCTGGTGGGAGACGACAGAAAGAAGAGCAGTCGCAGCCGTAGCGATGGCTACGAGACATTTTCGACTTCTGCTAAGCATGGATCCGCCAACTAGCATGGCCGACTGGAAAGAGCTTAAGGGCAGGCGACTGTGGGCCCGCCAACTCCACGAATCGTCATACGCCCCTCTCACCCAGCAAGAGTCTTCCCATGGCCAATGAGGCAGGCAACGAGAAGCTTCCCTTCCTGGGTGGATTCGCCAGCATCCTCAGTCTGCTGGGGATCACCCTGTTCTTCTCTGGCTGGATCTATCGCTGGGCCTACTTCGCCTACTTCAATCTGGACGTCAATGCGCAGTCCTATCCCGCCCAGTCGTTCCTGATCGTTCCGATTCAGGTCTTTGTCGGCAGTGTCGCTAATTTCTTTAAAACCCTGATTGTCCTGTCGGCGCTGCCGCTGCTGATCGTCGGCACCCTTTGGTTGCTGCACCGGCTGCCGGCCCTCCTGGCGATGGCGATCCGCCGGCTGCCCTGGATCCGCTCCCTGCGGCCAATAGCGCGGCAGGCCTCAGGCCCGCAACCGGCGGTCAGGCGCTTTGGGGCCTCCCTGCTCGATGAGCTGGTGGTCGTCGGCTGGGTGCTGGTCCTGCTGTTCTGGCTGTCCCAGCACCAGGGGCAGGTCGATGCCCGCCGGGATGCCCTGGAGAGCAGCTCCACCCTCCCGGTGGTCACCTTGGTCCTGCCGCAGGCGGAGGGAGTTCTGGGTCAGGATCTGCGCTACCTCGACGACTCCACTGAGGCGATTCCCGATCCACCGCTGGCGAACAACGTGTTCATCGGTGACCGGGTCCTCGCCCGCCAGATCCGCGACTCCAGCCTTTCCGACCCCGACAGTCAGCATGTGTGGCGGCTTCTGGCCAACGAAACCCTCGGCTGGCTCTACCTGATCCGCACGTTGCCCGACACCTCCGAACCCAGCGAACGACCGCTGGTTCTTGCGATCCCGAATGCCAAGCAGGGCCAGTCGTTGATCCTCAGCCCGGCAACACCGGAGATCAGCCCCTGATCACCCCTCCTTGCTCCGCAGCCTTCGAACGCCTCCACTCAGCAGCGGGTATAAGTCAAAGAGTTCAGCCGCTCTTGGGTGCAACTCATTCGTGCCCCCTTCTGCTGAAGTTGATTGTTGGCTTGCCTTCCCAGAGTGGCAGAGAGTTGAGGCAATGGCTCCTGGACTTTGCTTCACTTGACTTCTGTCAAGCGTGGCAGCGTCCATGTTCCCTTCAAGACTGGATCCTTAGGACCATACAAACGCGCCACGAAGAAAAAGGGACCAGCTGGCGCAGGCAGCCAATTCGAGACTTTGTCCGTTCCTGGATTCTCGCTCTGGATATAGATCTCCAGGGATCCATCAGTTCCCAGCTTCAGGCCTGATGTGCGATCACCGATCGAATAGCGTTGAATAGGATTCTCCACAAGCAGGCGTTCCGGCAACGTGTACATCGTCACCGACCAGAACTCCGTCACCGGTGGCAGCTGGCCCGGTTCGAATCGCAGCACCCATCGCTTGCGCCCATCAAGCACTTGGCCGTCGGGCCCGGTCTGCTGGGTGGCATAGAAGGCCTCTTCACTGCTGTTGCCATAAATCCCCAGCATCGCTCCCATCGAGCGGAACGTGAGGTAATCAGACCCCAGTTGCTGTCTGCTGCCGAAGAATCCCTGGGAGCTGGTCTGTTGTTGGGCCTTGGCCTTGAGCTCCTGGCTGGCCTCGGCCACCCCTTCCTCCAGGGCGGTGCGGAGCTTCGGATCCAGCCGGGCCGGATCAAAGGGCAGGCCGGGGCCGATGCCGATGCGGGCGAACCGGGCCCGCATCTCCCGCTCCGATGGCACGGCGGGCATGAACGGCAACAGGGCGTTGAGGTAGGTGATGAAGCCGATCCCCTCGGCCTTGGAGGCGTTCCAGGCGGGCCAGGCCACCGCTGGGGCGGGCGGTGGCGCCGGTTGGCCTGTGAAGCGCGACAGGGGCGTGAGCACGTATTGGGCCTGGATCGCCTTCAGTGCTGGGATGTCATCGGGCCCGTTCAACTGGGTGCGGGTGAGGGTGCCGACGAAGTCGGTTTCGGCGCGGAACACCTTGGTGATGCCCTTCGGCACCGTGCCCTTCCAGTGGGGACCGGCGAACAGATAGGTGCCGGCCCCGCGGCCGTTGGAACGCACGCCGGTGTAGGCGAAGTTGTGGGTGTAGAGATCGAACCACTGGTTGACGTAGTAGCGGGGTGCCGGCACTGCGGGCAGCGACAGCACGATCGGCTCGGTCCGCAGATCCAGCCAGGCCCAGGAGTAGGGCGTGTCGTTGTTGGGGGTGACGATGTCCTTGTCGGCCGGGGTGGCGGAGCGGCTGTAGTGCCGGAAGCGGTCGAAGCCACCCACGTAGCCCGGGAACGCCTTGTTCTGGGTCTGGTTCCAGAGGGTCTGGTAGCCCTGCAGGGGGGCATAGGCGTAGAGCCAGGCCTCTTTGGCGATGGCGCGGGCTTCTGCGGGGCTGGGGGCTGGGGCCTGGCTCGCTGAGCTGGAAACTTGTGCCGAAGCCGGTGTCGCGGCCAGGGAACCCAGGGGAGTCAGCGGCAGAGCGGCGATGAGGGCGGCGATCAAGGCGACCGCTGGTCGGCTGGGGGTCGGGACCATCGTGTTGGTGGGGAACGCTGTGGGTACGGAGGGCGGGTGTCAGGCGAAGGGTTGCCTCAGGGCTTGAGCGCTTCGATGTCGTTCAGCTGCCAGGCCTTGCTGAAGTAGGCCTCGGTGGGGCCGTAGAAGCGGAAGTAGGCGAACCAGCCCTTGCCCGGGGTGGTCTTGATCCAGTTGGCGGCGCCGGCCGGCCGTACCGGGCCAAAGGACACATCCAACGAGCCATCGGTGTTGGTGACAAGATCCGGCTTGCGGGAGCTGAGGTCGGCGGCACCCTGGTCGGTGATCAGCGGGCCACGGCTGAGGTTGTCGTACAGGGTGATCGACCAGAACTGCTTCACCGGCGCGCCAGCCGGCACGCGCATCCGGTAGGTGCGGCCGCCATCAAGCCAACGTCCTCCCTTGTCTTTGGAGGCCTCCAGGTATACCTGGCCAAAGCCCACGATCCGCCCCTGCATGCCTGCTGACATGCCGATCGCCTCGTAGAACCAGGAACTGCGCTCGTCGATCTGCACGCGCCGTTTGTCCGGGGTTTCCTGATCAAGGTCGAACAACACGGCGTACTCCCATTGCTTGCCGGGGTACACCGTTGCTCCGGGGATTCGCTTGTCGTAGGCGATGGTGCGGGCCATCAGATCGCCCACCTGGGCGGCCTCCGTGAGCACCTTGGCCTGGCGGGCATCCGGTTGGAAGGGCTGGCCAGGGGTGATCCCCAGAGGAGCGAGCATCCCGAACAGCATGCGGTCGCCGGGGGCCACCGGCTCGTTGGCATAGAGCTCGCTCAGCAGGCGCCAGTAGTTCAGGTCGGCGGGCTGGGCCGACTGCCAGGGGCGACCAGCCACCGGCACATAGGCGTTCGTGGGCGGGTTATCCCGCTGGCTCCAGCCGTAGAGCCGGTGGCGGCGCACGGTGGCTTCGGCCACGGCCTTGTCGGGATCAAGGCCTCGGGTGGCGAACCAGATCTGATTGCTTGGGGAGCGGACGATGAGGTAGCCCGGGGCCACCGGCTCGGGACTGCCGGGGGGAAGGATCAGAAACTTGCCACCGGCACCCTTGTCGGGTCCCGTCTGGCCCATGTCGGTGATCGGCTGTTGCCAGATGTCCAGCACCCCGCCGGCGGTGAGCCCGGCGGGCACCTCGATCACCAATGGTCCCTGCTTGGCAAGGTCCCAGAAGCTGAAGGCGTAGAGGGTGGTGATGTTGGGGGTGAGCATCCCCGCCTTGTCCTTCAGGGTCTGGTAGAGCACCACATCGCCGTTGCGGGCGCCGAAGGTTTTGGCCTGGGCGTCGTAGAGCGCCTTGAAACCGACGGCCGGCAGGGCCCAGAGATAGGCCTGGGTGGCGCGCTGGAAGTCGAGCTCGTCGTAGAGCCTGGCAGCGGTGGCCTTGCTGGGGTAGCCATTCTCCAGTTGAAGAGCCCCAAACCTTGTCTGTCGGACATCAGCTGCTGCAGGCTGCTTGGCTTGCACGCCACTGAAGAAGCTGATACTGGCCAGGGAGGCGATCAGCGACTTCCGAAAGAGGTTGAGCTTCACGGAGTTGAGTCAGTGATCAACTTTAACTGCTCGTTCAGCTACGGCCCAGCCAACGCTCAAGATCAGTGGCGGGCAGGAGCCAAATGCGCTGACAAGGCGTCTCTGGTTTCGGCGGCTGGATCTTGGTGCTAGGTATCTCGCTCTTGATGAACTACACCGGCTCGAAGCCCGATGCTGAAGGAGAGACGACGGAAACAAAGACAAGTGGTTCTTGCCCGGTGTTAAGAACACCGTGGACTTCTCGGCGATGGGCTACAAGCACATCTCCCTGAGCGATGGCAATCGACTCCCCCTTAGACCCAAGGCTGTACTCGCCGCAACCTGAAAGGATGGTCCATGTATCTTGGCCATCAGGATGCACATGAGCCGAGATATGCTGGCCAGGCTTGATATGCCAAGCAACGACCGTTGCGTCAGCCGACTCGGTGATGACTGAGCGAATGGGCTCACCGTCCGCTGGTTGTAGAAAGTCTGTGACCTTAAACAAGCGCTTCGGGCTCGTTATGGACACGATGGAATGGTGTTTGTTGGGTGGATTTTAGCAAGAACGGCGGGCCAGCCGTTGTTAAGCTGCACCGGCGAGAGATCGTGAAAAAATCACCTTCGAGTCCCCTTCAGCATAGAAATCGGGGATACGTCCTCGCACTTCATACCCGCGCTTCAGGTAAAAGTTTCGAGCTCGCGCCAACGCTTCCTGGTCACTAGTCTCAATAACAATCACGCGCGCACCCAATGCTGCCGCATCTCGCTCGATGTTAGAAAGAATGGCTTGGCCGACACCGCCGCCATGATGACCGGGTCTTACGCCAATCCACCACACGTTCCACACCCGCTCGGAATAGGCGTCTGGAGAATAGTACGACCACCCAATGACTGGGCCGTCTTGAAACTCGCGACAAGCCACAGCAGTATGCCCCTCGGGCAGCTCCCCAGCAGCAAGGGAATCCAGAACTCCACCCAAAAGGGCTTCCGCATCCTCGGCAGTGAATAGTCCGGTGCTCACGGCTAGTCCAAGCAATACCTCTCTCTCATGCGCTTGAATGGGGCCGATGATCACTTGATTGCCTCCGTTGTGGTCTTGCCGCCTAACGCTGATTGGGCGTACCCGGTGAAAACGCGCTGCGCCTACCCAGTGAAGCCTAAGCGAGGTAGGGATTGAAGCCAGAGCAACACAAACCCAGGGCAGGCCAAAGATCCCAGGCTCATCCTGCCAGGGGCCAAGGTTTTCGGCGGACCCGTCTAAGACAGTTCGACGCGTTACAGAAGGTCGGCAGGACTGCTGACGCCCAGGGGCCCGCGGTTCAGCACATGCGTGTAGATCATGGTTGTCTGCACATCCTTATTCCCCAGCAATTCCTGGATCGGCGAATGTCCTGGCCCCACTCCACCGGAGCGTTGGGCTCCTTCCTCCCCAGCGCGTGGGGATGCGGCATCGGGCCAGCACAGCCCCTCCAGCACCCAATGTGGGTGAGGAACGCCTTCACCTCGGCGCTGGCCAGGGTGTTCACTCATGCCCACCGACTTCCTACGCCTTCGCCTTCGTCGACTGACCAACCGGATGGCACGGATGATCCCCGCA
The sequence above is drawn from the Synechococcus sp. MW101C3 genome and encodes:
- a CDS encoding DUF1254 domain-containing protein, with the protein product MIAALIAALPLTPLGSLAATPASAQVSSSASQAPAPSPAEARAIAKEAWLYAYAPLQGYQTLWNQTQNKAFPGYVGGFDRFRHYSRSATPADKDIVTPNNDTPYSWAWLDLRTEPIVLSLPAVPAPRYYVNQWFDLYTHNFAYTGVRSNGRGAGTYLFAGPHWKGTVPKGITKVFRAETDFVGTLTRTQLNGPDDIPALKAIQAQYVLTPLSRFTGQPAPPPAPAVAWPAWNASKAEGIGFITYLNALLPFMPAVPSEREMRARFARIGIGPGLPFDPARLDPKLRTALEEGVAEASQELKAKAQQQTSSQGFFGSRQQLGSDYLTFRSMGAMLGIYGNSSEEAFYATQQTGPDGQVLDGRKRWVLRFEPGQLPPVTEFWSVTMYTLPERLLVENPIQRYSIGDRTSGLKLGTDGSLEIYIQSENPGTDKVSNWLPAPAGPFFFVARLYGPKDPVLKGTWTLPRLTEVK
- a CDS encoding CHAT domain-containing tetratricopeptide repeat protein; this encodes MGRWLATGLALSLGLLPVGGLVVPAVMAAEVSNPKRLVDVVQLANRQREKSEREAALINYTNALRIARELIERKLEGGIHGPMGWIYKLEGGIHRYMGWIYKDLGNLAEALKSYQQALLIYRSLDLPEGVGNVLHDIGSAYTSLNEYEKALSAYEEALKIMRKENNRKREGLVLNDIGFLVSTRGNMDEALKIYKQALLIRQQENDLVGEGVTTNNIALVYRSQGDLGKALENYEKALKILRKTDDHESARKVVNNIGDVYGQLGSSMMALVYFYQALSMAKDWGDSRLEAVILNNIGKIYSDQKDLDRALNTLQRAADMPQKMKDPDVDAAILNNIAHVYSAQGNPQAALKTYQQALVINRKIGDRRSEAATLGNMATISAGLGDFDQALTAYKLTMVILREVKDSLGEAITLINLAILQRDRQQPNLAIESLEKGLAIQLEIRRGLQRSNRQSFIGQSQGAAASLVELLIEKKMAAKAFTWVNLFATADLADYSRLIEARVSNPEAQRALEGWQLRQVELLVKRQRLEREPNQWMMQQLVEQEASQFLIAEDLIGRYPEIAELLETRPADLQRLQAGIPAGTVVIQPAPLTGVPKRADTMALFALSRTDLQVVTVPLPQDFPALVETYRRQLEKAESYLERSQQLYDLLIRPLEDRGLLPSGSRLAVIATGKLREIPLETLYDGRTKQYLLEKYPIHYLTRLSRNSAPAAQPAGGGSAQRALVLANPTPTAKELPGTEAEADYLVGAYPGSRDLRRGQATLERFQQQASRYPILHLGTHGCFVATGCPDLGMKANTLLFANSQQYPIADAAQLGLSNTELLVLGACQTAQITSDNDVGLSGLAYVWERAGARAVVASLWSAVDAESAQITKAFYGNLKAGMDKAEAMRQAKLALLRRDPDGLHPFVWAPLIVIGDAAPLAR
- a CDS encoding DUF1254 domain-containing protein, with product MATPDRLETSIGPLNLIDGFPQPDTIEKIYDNLDRSRALQAYLLAIPIVNQAGMRESLRKFGPENTTNVIWENLVDPRTIELTANDNTVYSFIWLDTKKGPLVVEVPPKVLGAVNDFWYRWVADIGITGADKGAGGKYLFLPPGYQGAIPQGYVVVKPKTFGNWLFFRSFLVDGSTKPGVESVKANLKIYQLSDAANPPAIKFANASGVPANFVAPGDYSFWALLNQVIQEEPPTGADPTTLGLFASIGIVKGKPFKPNERWKAILADAANIGAVTARTLALKIREPEAYFYPNSSWRLPFFGGYRFEVSPGVANLDGAIFYYYFATGVTPAMEEKIVGKGSQYPWAALDSKGDRFDGGKTYRLRLPPNTPVADFWSVIVYDTQTRSMLQTDQKAPSVSSQDKGIKTNADGSVDVWFGPQPPAGFEKNWVQTIPGKGWFTLLRLYGPLEPWFNKTWRPGPIELQK
- a CDS encoding addiction module antidote protein, with the translated sequence MKTAATAWNLANHLSICEVMAAYCKASLGDSARAKGMTQMAREAGLGRESLYTALSSSGNPERGTVLKVGSALGLQLHASPAVEAETAVKQCHSPARLHITLCRRPRSLRPGEGNRSPDGALAP
- a CDS encoding shikimate kinase, giving the protein MKVILLGNAGAGKTTLSRLLLAKRPAARLSLDEVAFLGGTERRPLQDSIEDVRCWILRHSSWIIEGCYADIIEPILVYCDELIFLNPGVDVCVANCRSRPWEPDKFRSRKEQDENLDNLIQWVRTYEKRSDEYGLPRHRALYDSFDGKKSEFTQLCQYETVWQDHSSRQL